ATCACTAccatccctccccccccccaattgctGGCAGATAGATTTATTCTGATGAGCTTTAGATATTTGTGCAACTAAAAGTAAAAAGTCCTGAAAAAGCTGAGGCATGCTTGTATACACATTTTATAATTGTTGTACTTTCTACTTCATGTAAAGTGTATTCTCATATGTGGCACTTGATGTGCTCGTGTCTCATGTTTTAGCCACTTTTACGAAACtagttaatcaaaaaatgaaaaaatcgctcTGTACCCCACTGCGTAGGTATACCCTTTGTGATTATATTTTGTTAAAGCATattaacaaattcataaaattaaaaatggaggaCATTGGCCCGtattttacctcaactttttcatatttatgccCCACCAAAAATGGGAAGGGGCTCATCAAGGATTTGCTTTCAATAATTAGGTGGGTGGAATGCGATTACCTATATAAGAttacctcaaatttgggccaactaggtattttgctttttcgtaatttacaaaaaaatgaaaaaattgacccctcatttacaaaatggttttgagggggaggggggcataCAACACATTAAAGTGATATTCATGTCAGTcctattcaataaattgaaagcatttttttgaatcacttcCAGTTTGATCCaggcctttaagggttaaatcaatagaaaattgtacctacctaagaaCCAACAACTTAAGGAGTAGAAAATTCTGATTAGCTGGATATATTGAGAATAGGCtattatattttatcaaatgaatgCAATTAGAAATCTAATCCCAAGGGAAAATGCATAGATCTAATTAGGTCTGGTGAGGTTTAGTTGGATATATGGAAtaggaattttaaaatctgaCCTGATCTGATAATTACATATGAGTTATGATCGAACAAATACTTgatcagattcggattctaccaCTAGCTGAAGATCAGCAAAAACAGAATGATCCCATGTAGGAAAATGATGGGATCTGATGTGACTTGATTTAAAGTAGATTTGTTCAGATTATATCTACGATCAAACTGGTCTTAATAAAGCAAGTTTAAGCGTATTTAATAAGATATTACCTATcataatgaataataatttctttCTGGTTAtatttcgcacctcgggagtaataaggtcacatctcaaaaaagtgaaattttacaggagagcgattttcttttttttaaaaactttacctatacattattttcatcaacttataattaattgtgaggaatgaatagcatctcattttaaagattgggtatcttaccttcatttagcataagaataatttgaaaaataaaatcttaaagaggaaatatttctaTGTTTGGAAAataagttgatgtggaggcgaaaggaagcatccagaaaaaagttcatgataacaaagttgtagagaattaaatttccaatcgacataatgtcgttagtttttttctagagtgcttagtttttgagtttttctcaaaaaactaaaatttcatgatatgtgcaaattcatttttctgaaaagtgatcaatttaaaaaatttttttcatttggtacaaaccaataaaaaatgcactccttgtgactatttctaactgacaaacattcaaaacaatcaaaactgtttgttaacactttgtatgtatgaaatttgcacaaaaaaggtggagttttttgagatggagccttataactccaaacaacttgcaatgttgttgagattttgagttaggccatttgcgttttttacaagatctagataatgtacccaactcaaagtgttatttttggttgaggggggtgatacaaaccccaaaaatgcaaaaacatcaaaatcaattttttttgagatgtgaccttattactcccgaggtgcgatttgtTCATACGATTTGCTACGTATTCGAATTTCAGCCAATTCGGTATAACCCAGTCAGTCCTTTTGAGTACACATTCCTCATCATTAATTAAACTGTTACGATTCCAGGTGTGCGTTGAAATTGGACCGAGTCAAAAACCAGACATGGCTGAAATATCATCCGACCAGGACCACGTCTACGATGCTAATCAATCTACTCTCGTAACCCTAAAAGAATTATCAGCGATCGCCGTTGCTCTGAAAATATGGCACtgcgaaataaataaatatcgaaCGAAtgacgaattggaaaattttaatccagACAAATTACAAGTATTATTAAAGGCACAAAATCCTGATTTACCAACTGCCATCGATACCATGATCAGAAAATATGCTTCAGAATTAGGACTTTCAATAGATAAGTGGCTGAAAGAGCATCACAAAAGAGTACTATTTTTCCATTACAGTCATCGAAACTATATTTTGGAAGACTTCGATGACTTTGTGTGCGATTACGACGGCGCTATTGATTATGCTAAGACAGCCGACCGCATGATGCGCTGCGATAAATTTGGCGatgtggaaaaatttaaaatagcgtgtacatattttttcgaagacgatatcagACGACTTTGGCCATCTATACGGAAAAAGATAGGCTTGGATTGTATTAATTTTGGCGATTGCCCCGAATTGTATTATTGGATTTGCTATCTCACAAATGAATTAAATAAGATACCAATCAACCGCAACGCGGGAAATAATACTGTCGACGAAGAAATGCTAGCCAGTTGCATGCCTTATAATAGGACAGCagtagaatatttttggaatcgcgTACCTCACCAAAACAAAGTTCGAAAAGCTGTGAGACTTCAAAGGCGTGAAATGGTAACATTTATCAAATTCGTTTTACCGAAATTTGATGACCAACAGCTTGATGAATATGTCAATAACGAATATTGTGATCTGATGCATACTTTGTTGAAATATCATTGTTTAAATGAAAGATTGATATGCCAAACATGGATGCGCATAAGAAACTTCATCAACGAGCGTAATTTTGCCAAACTAGTCGTGGCtatgtttgaattttataaCGATGAGCTCCGAGCGATGGATGAAAATCAATATTCTGAGAATTGGCTTTACCTATGTCGTGAAATATGGCTCAGTGCTTCGCATGGTCTCAGGCGATCGGCAATTGACGAAATATCATCCAAATTTTGGAGTATAAATGTAATTAATCGTGATTGTTCTTCCGATTTGCTAATGACTTTGCTTACTTGCGTAACGTTTGAGGAGAGAAGCTTATTTTGGAGTAAGTGCTGGCCTAATTTGATAGCCTGCAAAAATAACGTACAATTGCAACAAATTATGGAAATATGTTTCGAAAACGGCGATGCAATTAATCTATACAAAGAGAACGTTATGGCAACTAGTGAACATGTACAGCATGTCTGCAGCTGTTTATTGTACGATGAGCCGGATTTCGACAAATTGAGTgatttggtggattttttttgtctcaatAAAGATACCGCAAGACTTTTCAAGCAGAAATTGCTAGAGTCAAATTTCCTCTGTGAAGACCCTGTTTTGCTTGAAACATATTTTGGCCAtgcaataaaattcaacaagttCATTAACGATGCTTATAACAACATTGCTCTTgccataaatttcaaaagtaatcTGATGTCTATCCCTATGATTCGATGTTTTACTCCTGAGTACAGGGGCTCTATGAGCTCATGGTCTGAGCAGTTAGTTGAATTTATGGCATTTATCGAAACGTTTATTTCAACCGAAGGAGAGCTGAAAAGCGTAAAAATGTTGGTAATTGATCATTGGAAGAAAACTGGGGTTGTTGTTGAGACTGCCTTTAATTTAGGTTTTACTCACGAATGGTCCGTTTCTGTTGATCAGTTTTTGTTATGGTGTTTGGGAAGTgatgaagaagttgaaaaatttaagcaaaCCGATCTCCCGCGCTTTTTATTGGAGAGTGATGCAGCAAGTGGAAAATATATTCGAAAGAATATTTTAGACTCCATAATTAATGACCAATGGTCCGCTTACCATGATCAGGTTTTTTTGTGGTGTTTGGGAGGTGAAgaagaagttggaaaatttaagCAAACCTGTGCCCGACATTTCTGCAATTTGGGTTTATTGAACTAACGTGAAAACGATATTGTAcagtagatttttatttttaatgttttatggGCCCTTTAAATGTACATTATAATGATGAATTCCTATTGTTTTTAGGTCGCAATGGTgttttttagtacctacttatctgaATAAAGTTGATTCAATTCTTGCTGCATTATGTTTGTTCATAAATATTCACTAATGAACCTTTTTGAAGTGTTCAACCTTGACCTTTGATCGAAGTCCCCAGAGTGATTCAGCGGTTACATTTCATTGGTTGTGAAAGGTTTCAAaccatgaaatttttaattcttttagaattttccgaaaaactacaaaaagctcggttataattattttttcatattctagCAGTAAATTTAATGTAGGTTGATTATAACTACtccagttggaaaaaaaattgtaaacgtaCCTAATCAATAAGTCGTTAAGTATGCAAAGTGAGctgatggcatttttttttttcataacgtcactttttttaaagatctttttcaaattttttcaaaacttacctATGCGAtatttcaattaagtatttaCTTTTTAGCATGTTCAAAGtatttttctttagaaatttgccaactttgcaatgttttgaaacttgttgatttttttttgaaaaagaaaaattgacagtcattttcaaatcaatagAAGTGTACCTGAGAGCTAGCATGCTTAAGAAGGAGTAACAAATTCTGATTAGCTGAATATATGTATTGCcaatattacaaatttttatcaaatgaacGCAATTAGAAATCTACTCCCAAGGAAAAATGCTTATTATGTCTGATTCGGTCTGGTGAGATTTTTAGTTGGATTTAGGAAATTATGAAATCCAATCTGGCCTGGTTATTACTTATGATCCAACAAAGATCGGATTATATTCAGATTTTACCACCAGCTAAAATAACCagcaaaaacagaaaaattccatgaAGGAAAATCATGGgatctgatgtgatctgatTCAGTGAGATATGTGATCAAACAAGTGTTAATCTATAAAGCAGGTTCCTCagattgaataataatttctttCTGGTTTTACATACGATTTGATGAACATATTGCCATACAAAGACACAATAGTCAATACTAGGTAACTCGTTtatcgcgcatactgcgctcccTTTCTAGACTTGAATGTTCATTTGGAAGATCTTAAGAATCTTTTTTTGCCTATatgtaattcccaaaaagttctgctttttgctaacattaTTATtcttgctttctgccaaaaattgtgaaaggtTATGGCTGTTTTGAGGATTGGCAGAAAAAgaattgtttcaaagcaaaaaattccaataattcttccttcttatcaaaaattacccaaacgCGTCAATTATTCtccaaaatattctaaaaaaacaTCACTCTGTCATTGCTTTAccataaatcaaaataatgtcctacttttccatacaaaaattgagaaaaagtatcATCTTTCTTACCaacaattgcctgaaaagtcatTTGCAAaaggtatgaaaaaaagttactcatattcaatttttgatttcaaatcatGACTTTCCAAACACAGTTTCGTTACTTTTTTCAGGCTTTcaacaatgtttttcaaaaatttctcggcgtcaaaaaaattcaaaatcattcaagAATGTACCTTATATCAAAGCTGAcccttttgacaaaattgatcaaaaaatcgccTAGTCGCTAACGACTAGCCACTTTTTCGTATCAACTAACGATTTATAGTCTAACAACTAAAGATTTTTTGCGTAAATCTTTAGTGGTTAGGATGAATGGCGATTTTTGGTGTCATTTGTCATCAGACGTTCAAGCAACTGGAGATTTTTACAGTCATTTGTTGTGAGTTGTTTATGCACCACAAACAACTGATCTGAAAATCTCTAGTTGAAAGTAATTCACTAGGCGACGACTAGCAACTTAACCCTAGCAACTGACGATTCTTTTTATGTAATCTATGTGTGAGACTGACACGTCATCAGCCTTATATGCACTTCTTTCCCCCTCGGCCCActatgagtatttttttgaattttcaacggATTTCGGTTTCCGTTGTCCATTCTCATTGTTAGTATGTGATGTGAATGTTACTCAGGCACACGGCATGTTTAGTTGTTTATCTGTAGTTTGTGTGGTTATAAgaaattgttttcttttaaaaatgtgtatttgTATTCGTATATGATTGAAAGATGtgcgttgtttttttctatAGCCAAATTAGATATTTTGCAATAATATTCATTCGATTTATGTGTGTAGTAATTATGTGATGTGTGGGAATGAGATATCCCAAAACATGGtgatataggtactcgtatataagtAGCAGACGCAGATATTGAGGAAATTTAGTGAAATAGCCCACACGAGGacatggggggagggggtgattaCCGTGTTCTCAAGCTCAagcagatgaaaatttgatccaACAGGTACAAAAATAGGCATTTTAAactttctgaacattttttgaacttttttttgctcttaTTTGGCTTCAGCTGTGATTATATCttccattttcataaaataatagTGTAAATGATGacgaatttttagcaaattacaagtatttacattttattttgttacCAAAAAAGCTTGCTTTCTCCTTCCCTTGAAAAATCGGGGCTATGTCACTGAGCATGTACGAGTATGTGGTGTTCTTTGTTACAAATCTCGCTAGAAATGCTACGTGGACTTTATTGAAATCGTGTTTGTGGTGTGTGTATTATACGATTTTGAAATTGCTAGATCGTCAGGCAGTCGTTAGCAACTATTTGGGATAAAATCGGCCGACCAAAATTGTGGTGAGTCGTTAGCAACTGACGAGTCTGCAGTCGGTAGTTAACTAGCAACTAGCAACTCTCAGCTAATCGCTAGTTGCTAGTTAACTACCGACTGCAGACTCGTCAGTTGCTAACGACTCACCACAATTTTGGTCGGCCGATTTTATCCCAAAAAGTTGCTAGCGACTGCCTGACGATTTTTTCTAgcgattctgaaaaattttgtcaacagGGGAGACAATCAATTTCTTCATAATGTTGATCTACATTAAATTGGGAAATTCTTGGAAAAGCTTTTGTtaacattaccaaaaaaaaaaaaatgggaaatatatatcggcacgacagaaaaagtgattcaaacGACAGGACATTTGAACGACAAAATAGTCTATTTCAACGACGATTTTTAACGACAGTTCAGCACGACAAGTTAGGTAATACGAACGACAATTTGATTTCATACAAACGATGAAATAAAtgtaatccacatccaaataaattattgcccgcctaaaaagtaatttcccgggaaaataaattattccccgccaaaaaaaaaattcgaaaaa
This region of Planococcus citri chromosome 5, ihPlaCitr1.1, whole genome shotgun sequence genomic DNA includes:
- the LOC135848253 gene encoding uncharacterized protein LOC135848253 isoform X3 encodes the protein MAEISSDQDHVYDANQSTLVTLKELSAIAVALKIWHCEINKYRTNDELENFNPDKLQVLLKAQNPDLPTAIDTMIRKYASELGLSIDKWLKEHHKRVLFFHYSHRNYILEDFDDFVCDYDGAIDYAKTADRMMRCDKFGDVEKFKIACTYFFEDDIRRLWPSIRKKIGLDCINFGDCPELYYWICYLTNELNKIPINRNAGNNTVDEEMLASCMPYNRTAVEYFWNRVPHQNKVRKAVRLQRREMVTFIKFVLPKFDDQQLDEYVNNEYCDLMHTLLKYHCLNERLICQTWMRIRNFINERNFAKLVVAMFEFYNDELRAMDENQYSENWLYLCREIWLSASHGLRRSAIDEISSKFWSINVINRDCSSDLLMTLLTCVTFEERSLFWSKCWPNLIACKNNVQLQQIMEICFENGDAINLYKENVMATSEHVQHVCSCLLYDEPDFDKLSDLVDFFCLNKDTARLFKQKLLESNFLCEDPVLLETYFGHAIKFNKFINDAYNNIALAINFKSNLMSIPMIRCFTPEYRGSMSSWSEQLVEFMAFIETFISTEGELKSVKMLVIDHWKKTGVVVETAFNLGFTHEWSVSVDQFLLWCLGSDEEVEKFKQTDLPRFLLESDAASGKYIRKNILDSIINDQWSAYHDQVFLWCLGGEEEVGKFKQTCARHFCNLGLLN